A single region of the Constrictibacter sp. MBR-5 genome encodes:
- the rlmB gene encoding 23S rRNA (guanosine(2251)-2'-O)-methyltransferase RlmB, translating to MAKRKTEDHTRNKPRAQERGLLWLYGTHAVAAALRNPRRRVRRILALPEAAAEARAAGAAGVTITESDKAGIERHLPRGAVHQGIAAEVEALPALGIEDAVDMAQDRPHTLVVVLDQVTDPQNVGAVLRSATAFGATAVVVPENGSPEAGGALAKAAAGALETMPLIRVVNLKRALETLKAGGFWCLGLAGEATGDIAAHDMRGRTALVLGAEGEGMRRLTRETCDLLVRIPILPEMESLNVSAAAAVSLYEWRRQTGAG from the coding sequence ATGGCGAAGCGCAAGACCGAGGACCACACCCGAAACAAGCCGAGAGCGCAGGAGAGGGGGCTGCTCTGGCTGTACGGTACCCACGCCGTTGCGGCCGCGCTGCGAAACCCGCGACGGCGCGTGCGGCGTATTCTCGCCCTGCCCGAAGCGGCGGCCGAGGCACGCGCCGCCGGTGCGGCCGGCGTCACGATCACGGAGTCGGACAAGGCGGGGATCGAACGGCATCTCCCGCGGGGCGCGGTCCATCAGGGCATAGCGGCGGAGGTCGAGGCGCTGCCGGCACTCGGCATCGAGGATGCGGTCGACATGGCGCAGGACCGGCCGCACACGCTGGTCGTCGTCCTGGACCAGGTCACGGATCCACAGAATGTCGGCGCCGTGCTGCGGAGCGCGACGGCGTTCGGCGCCACGGCGGTCGTCGTGCCGGAGAACGGCTCTCCCGAGGCGGGCGGCGCACTGGCGAAGGCGGCGGCAGGCGCACTGGAGACCATGCCGCTGATCCGTGTGGTCAACCTGAAGCGGGCGCTGGAAACGCTCAAGGCGGGGGGCTTCTGGTGTCTCGGGCTCGCGGGCGAGGCGACCGGCGACATTGCTGCGCACGACATGCGCGGCCGCACCGCGCTGGTCCTGGGCGCGGAAGGCGAAGGCATGCGTCGCCTGACGCGCGAGACCTGCGACCTGCTGGTCCGCATCCCCATCCTGCCGGAGATGGAGAGCCTGAACGTCTCCGCGGCGGCGGCCGTGTCGCTCTACGAGTGGCGCCGGCAGACCGGTGCGGGCTGA
- a CDS encoding DNA starvation/stationary phase protection protein — translation MAKGKNTADVVKGLERAVANAYALTIKTHAYHWNVQGPNFYGLHKMLQEQYEELFPAIDEIAERMRALGSYAPGGLDSFKKLTDLSEPKPGGTDWKEMVADLIASRKAIIEQERSVMDAADEVDDQTTADLMAERIGKHQEAIWMMESLLK, via the coding sequence ATGGCTAAGGGCAAGAACACCGCGGATGTCGTGAAGGGCCTCGAACGGGCCGTGGCCAACGCGTACGCACTGACGATCAAGACGCACGCCTATCACTGGAACGTGCAGGGCCCGAACTTCTACGGCCTGCACAAGATGCTGCAGGAGCAGTACGAGGAACTCTTCCCGGCCATCGACGAGATCGCCGAGCGGATGCGGGCCCTCGGCAGCTACGCGCCCGGCGGGCTCGACAGCTTCAAGAAGCTCACCGACCTGTCGGAGCCGAAGCCGGGTGGCACCGATTGGAAGGAGATGGTGGCCGACCTGATCGCCAGCCGGAAGGCGATCATCGAACAGGAGCGCAGCGTCATGGACGCGGCCGACGAGGTGGACGACCAGACCACCGCCGACCTGATGGCCGAGCGCATCGGCAAGCATCAGGAAGCCATCTGGATGATGGAATCCCTGCTGAAGTAA
- a CDS encoding acyl-CoA dehydrogenase family protein → MDISLSPEVEAFRAEVRAWVRDNLPRDIWEKVDRGIELTRDDNVRWMRILSEKGWVATNWDKADGGPGFTTEQKYVFEEELFLAGAPRIIHYGTRMVGPVLLAFGTEDQKRRYLPKILSSEEIWCQGYSEPGSGSDLASLQMKAVRDGDHYVVSGTKIWTTQAHCADRMFALVRTSTEPKKQDGITCLLIDLKAPGVTVRPIITLDGRHIFNQEFFDDVRVPVADRVGEEGQGWRVAKYLLGHERSNGSFVSIGKRLLAKLKAIAAAERRDGARLIDDPAFRRKVAESEQELGVLEFTSWRTLASASADRPVGPEASVLKTRTADTLKQINELMMEAGAYYAQPFEPSAIRGGWNGEPVGPDYLFRMAPEYFESRARSIAGGSNEVQKSILAKAVLGL, encoded by the coding sequence ATGGACATCAGCCTTTCGCCCGAGGTCGAAGCGTTTCGCGCCGAGGTGCGCGCCTGGGTGCGCGACAACCTGCCGCGCGACATCTGGGAGAAGGTCGACCGCGGCATCGAACTCACGCGCGACGACAATGTTCGCTGGATGCGCATCCTCTCCGAGAAGGGGTGGGTCGCGACGAACTGGGACAAGGCCGACGGCGGTCCCGGTTTCACCACCGAGCAGAAATACGTCTTCGAGGAGGAACTTTTCCTCGCCGGTGCGCCGCGCATCATCCACTACGGCACGCGCATGGTCGGTCCCGTGCTCCTGGCCTTCGGCACGGAGGACCAGAAGCGGCGCTACCTGCCGAAGATCCTGTCGAGCGAAGAGATCTGGTGCCAGGGCTATTCCGAGCCCGGCTCGGGCTCGGACCTGGCCTCGCTGCAGATGAAGGCGGTGCGGGACGGCGATCATTATGTGGTCAGCGGCACCAAGATCTGGACCACCCAGGCCCATTGCGCCGACCGCATGTTCGCTCTGGTGCGCACCTCGACGGAGCCCAAGAAGCAGGACGGCATCACCTGCCTGCTGATCGACCTGAAGGCGCCAGGCGTCACCGTCCGGCCGATCATCACCCTCGACGGTCGGCACATCTTCAACCAGGAATTCTTCGACGACGTACGGGTGCCCGTGGCCGATCGCGTCGGTGAGGAGGGGCAGGGGTGGCGGGTCGCCAAGTACCTGCTCGGGCACGAGCGGTCCAACGGCTCGTTCGTATCGATCGGCAAGCGACTGCTGGCAAAGCTGAAGGCGATCGCCGCCGCCGAGCGCCGTGACGGCGCGCGGCTGATCGACGATCCGGCGTTCCGCCGCAAGGTCGCCGAGTCGGAACAGGAACTCGGCGTGCTGGAGTTCACGTCGTGGCGGACGCTCGCCAGCGCATCCGCCGATCGCCCCGTGGGGCCGGAGGCTTCCGTACTGAAGACCCGGACGGCCGACACGCTGAAGCAGATCAACGAACTGATGATGGAGGCCGGGGCCTACTACGCGCAGCCGTTCGAGCCGAGCGCTATCCGCGGCGGCTGGAACGGCGAGCCGGTGGGGCCGGACTATCTCTTCAGGATGGCGCCGGAATATTTCGAATCGCGCGCGCGCTCGATCGCCGGCGGGTCGAACGAGGTTCAGAAGAGCATTCTGGCGAAGGCGGTTCTCGGTCTCTGA
- a CDS encoding MaoC/PaaZ C-terminal domain-containing protein has protein sequence MALKASKLKVGDTHEERVVENLSRTQIVQYAGASGDYNPLHTDEIYTVQAAGYPSVFAHGMLTMGLTGKMLTNYVGAGRVIKYGVRFTNQVWPGDTLDAKATVAEIREEGGKHYADLTISTTNQDGKEVVSGTATALIDA, from the coding sequence ATGGCACTCAAGGCGAGCAAGCTTAAGGTCGGCGATACGCACGAAGAGCGCGTCGTGGAGAACCTGTCGCGCACCCAGATCGTCCAGTACGCCGGTGCGTCGGGCGACTACAACCCGCTGCACACCGACGAGATCTATACGGTCCAGGCGGCAGGATATCCCAGCGTCTTTGCGCACGGGATGCTCACCATGGGCCTGACCGGCAAGATGCTGACCAACTATGTCGGCGCCGGCCGGGTAATCAAGTACGGCGTCCGCTTCACCAATCAGGTCTGGCCGGGCGACACCCTCGACGCGAAGGCGACCGTGGCGGAGATCCGTGAGGAGGGCGGCAAGCATTATGCCGACCTGACGATCTCGACCACCAATCAGGACGGCAAGGAAGTCGTCAGCGGCACGGCGACGGCGCTCATCGACGCCTGA
- a CDS encoding MaoC family dehydratase N-terminal domain-containing protein, giving the protein MAKITFPVEASHIMMFARAIGDENPAYHDAEKAKQTDAGGIVVPPTFPQAVAQFDPDYHLRPKPGQPWFGSGKTPSGIEGKPASSGGLHAEQHFEFHRQVRPGDVLTVETKPGKTWEKESKRAGKLTFRERITEYRDQNGELVVTARGVGVTTERPVDQG; this is encoded by the coding sequence TTGGCCAAGATAACCTTCCCGGTGGAAGCCTCGCACATCATGATGTTCGCGCGTGCGATCGGCGACGAGAACCCGGCCTACCACGACGCCGAGAAGGCGAAGCAGACCGATGCCGGCGGCATCGTCGTACCGCCGACTTTTCCCCAGGCTGTCGCCCAGTTCGACCCCGACTATCATCTGCGGCCGAAGCCGGGGCAGCCCTGGTTCGGGTCCGGCAAGACGCCGAGCGGCATCGAGGGCAAGCCGGCGTCCAGCGGCGGCCTGCATGCCGAGCAGCATTTCGAGTTCCACCGCCAGGTCCGTCCGGGCGACGTGCTGACCGTCGAGACGAAGCCCGGCAAGACCTGGGAGAAGGAGAGCAAGCGCGCCGGCAAGCTCACCTTCCGCGAGCGGATCACCGAGTATCGCGATCAGAACGGCGAACTCGTCGTCACCGCGCGGGGCGTCGGCGTGACGACCGAGCGTCCGGTGGACCAGGGCTGA
- the proC gene encoding pyrroline-5-carboxylate reductase: MAVGAKMLLVGCGKMGGAMLTGWLERRIVEQVVVVEPAAASVAGFRDKPGVFLSKGIEGVAPHFQPDIVVFAVKPQSMDEVVPDYGRFVRPQTVFLSIAAGKPVGSFAAHLGSRAAIIRAMPNTPAAVGRGITVLFANRNVSPEQMALSQQLLEAVGEVAWIGDEALMDAVTAVSGSGPAYVFLLIEGLAAAGVKAGLSPDLAAKLARATVSGSGELARLSPEPADVLRRNVTSPGGTTAAALEVLMAPDGLQPLLDAAVEAATRRSRELAG, from the coding sequence ATGGCGGTCGGTGCGAAGATGCTGCTCGTCGGCTGCGGCAAGATGGGCGGGGCCATGCTGACAGGCTGGCTCGAACGGCGGATCGTCGAGCAGGTCGTGGTCGTGGAGCCTGCCGCCGCTTCGGTCGCGGGCTTCCGCGACAAGCCGGGTGTCTTCCTGTCCAAGGGAATCGAGGGGGTGGCGCCGCACTTCCAGCCGGACATCGTGGTGTTTGCGGTGAAGCCGCAGTCGATGGACGAGGTGGTGCCGGACTATGGGCGCTTCGTCCGGCCGCAGACCGTCTTCCTCAGCATTGCCGCGGGCAAGCCCGTCGGGTCGTTCGCAGCCCATCTCGGCAGCCGCGCCGCCATCATCCGCGCGATGCCCAATACGCCGGCGGCGGTGGGGCGGGGGATCACGGTCCTCTTCGCCAACCGAAACGTTTCGCCCGAGCAGATGGCGCTCAGCCAGCAGTTGCTCGAAGCCGTCGGCGAGGTCGCCTGGATCGGCGACGAAGCGCTGATGGACGCCGTCACGGCCGTGTCCGGTAGCGGCCCCGCTTACGTGTTTCTGCTGATCGAGGGGCTCGCCGCCGCCGGCGTCAAGGCGGGCCTGTCGCCGGACCTGGCGGCCAAGCTCGCGCGGGCCACCGTATCGGGCTCGGGCGAACTGGCGCGCCTGTCGCCCGAGCCGGCCGACGTGCTGCGCAGGAACGTGACCAGTCCCGGCGGGACGACGGCCGCCGCCCTAGAGGTCTTGATGGCCCCTGATGGGCTCCAGCCGCTCCTCGATGCGGCCGTGGAAGCCGCGACGCGCCGCTCGCGCGAACTGGCCGGCTGA
- a CDS encoding YbjN domain-containing protein, translating to MRELLAESTGVPANPLDLIEEIVTSNDWAFDRTSDNELVAGIRGRWTEYDLFFAWREEMSLLQFCCACEMAVAAPRRAPVNELLSIANDKLWLGHFAVVPEDNLLTFRHAILLRGARGASVEQLEDLVDLAIAESDRFYPAFQFCIWGGKSPRDAITAAMLQPVGEA from the coding sequence ATGAGGGAACTCCTCGCCGAGTCGACAGGTGTCCCGGCCAATCCGCTGGACCTGATCGAGGAGATCGTGACGTCCAACGACTGGGCGTTCGACCGGACCAGCGACAACGAATTGGTTGCCGGGATTCGCGGCCGCTGGACCGAATACGACCTCTTCTTCGCGTGGCGCGAGGAGATGAGTCTCCTGCAGTTCTGCTGTGCCTGCGAGATGGCGGTGGCCGCGCCGCGCCGGGCGCCCGTCAACGAACTCCTCTCGATCGCCAACGACAAGCTTTGGCTCGGCCATTTCGCCGTCGTGCCCGAGGACAATCTCCTGACCTTCCGCCATGCGATCCTGCTCCGCGGCGCGCGCGGCGCCAGCGTCGAGCAGCTGGAGGATCTGGTCGACCTCGCCATCGCCGAGAGCGATCGCTTCTACCCTGCCTTCCAGTTCTGCATCTGGGGCGGAAAATCGCCGCGCGATGCGATCACGGCGGCGATGCTGCAGCCTGTGGGAGAAGCGTGA
- a CDS encoding accessory factor UbiK family protein, with product MQTNNRFFDDIARVANGAMGAAAGLRTEVEALVRDRMQRLLADMDLVRREEFEVVKAMAAKARSEQEDLAARVAALEEALAQKAAAASEDRAPTR from the coding sequence ATGCAAACCAACAACCGGTTCTTCGACGACATCGCGCGGGTCGCCAACGGCGCGATGGGTGCCGCGGCAGGGCTGCGCACCGAGGTCGAAGCTCTGGTGCGCGATCGCATGCAGCGCCTGCTCGCCGACATGGACCTGGTGCGGCGCGAGGAGTTCGAAGTCGTCAAGGCGATGGCGGCGAAGGCGCGCAGCGAGCAGGAAGACCTCGCGGCGCGTGTCGCCGCGCTTGAGGAGGCCCTGGCGCAGAAGGCGGCTGCCGCATCCGAGGATCGTGCGCCCACCAGGTGA
- the rfaD gene encoding ADP-glyceromanno-heptose 6-epimerase has translation MIVVTGGAGFIGSNLLAALEARGERDLVVCDRLGSGGKWRNIAKREIADILPPERLFDFLAAHAEEVRLVFHLGAISDTRETDADRLVDCNLAPTLALWQWCAEHGVRFVYASSAATYGDGTQGFDDDPSPEALGRLRPLNGYAWSKLAADRRFVRLTGRGDAKPAQWAGLKFFNVYGPNEYHKEGMRSVVVQAYEQIAAGEPVRLFRSDRPDVADGGQLRDFIWVEDCVDVMLWLLDDPAVSGLFNVGTGTARSFADLAGAVFAALDRPPNIEYVDMPQALRGRYQYFTQARTERLRAAGFDRPFTSLEDGVGRYVRDFLSAPDTYR, from the coding sequence ATGATCGTCGTCACCGGAGGTGCCGGCTTCATCGGGTCCAACCTGCTGGCGGCGCTGGAAGCGCGCGGCGAACGCGATCTCGTCGTCTGCGACCGGCTGGGGAGCGGCGGCAAGTGGCGGAACATCGCCAAGCGCGAGATCGCCGACATCCTCCCGCCGGAACGGCTCTTCGACTTCCTCGCCGCGCATGCGGAGGAAGTGAGGCTGGTCTTCCATCTGGGTGCGATCAGCGACACGCGCGAGACCGACGCCGACCGCCTCGTCGACTGCAACCTCGCCCCGACCCTCGCCCTCTGGCAGTGGTGTGCCGAGCACGGCGTGCGCTTCGTCTATGCCTCGTCGGCGGCCACCTACGGCGACGGCACCCAGGGCTTCGACGACGATCCGTCGCCGGAAGCGCTGGGCCGGCTGCGTCCGCTGAACGGCTATGCGTGGAGCAAGCTGGCGGCCGATCGCCGCTTCGTTCGGCTGACCGGGCGCGGCGACGCCAAGCCCGCGCAGTGGGCCGGCCTGAAGTTCTTCAACGTCTACGGTCCGAACGAGTACCACAAGGAGGGGATGCGCTCCGTCGTGGTCCAGGCCTATGAACAGATCGCCGCTGGCGAACCGGTCCGGCTGTTCCGTTCGGACAGGCCCGACGTCGCAGACGGCGGGCAGTTACGCGACTTCATCTGGGTCGAGGACTGCGTCGACGTGATGCTCTGGCTGCTCGACGATCCCGCCGTGAGTGGCCTGTTCAACGTGGGCACCGGCACCGCCCGCAGCTTCGCCGACCTCGCGGGTGCCGTCTTCGCCGCGCTCGACCGTCCGCCGAACATAGAGTATGTCGACATGCCGCAGGCGCTGCGCGGCCGGTACCAGTATTTCACGCAGGCACGCACGGAGCGCCTGCGCGCGGCCGGATTCGATCGGCCGTTCACCAGCCTGGAAGACGGCGTGGGGCGGTATGTCCGCGACTTCCTCTCCGCTCCGGACACCTACCGCTGA
- the lgt gene encoding prolipoprotein diacylglyceryl transferase has product MALALPFPMIDPVLVEIGPFAIRWYALAYICGLMIGWRYVRHLSALPPTIMSREQVDDLLVWVTLGVILGGRLGYVLFYQPGYYLGHPLEALAVWHGGMSFHGGLLGVLIAGWLFSRRNALHPLRVGDAIACAAPIGIFLGRVANFVNSELWGRPADVPWAFVFPNDPQQVPRHPSQLYEAALEGIVLFVLLFALSRNRAIRERPGCLGGVFLAGYALARMTAEFFRQPDAFIGFLAGGVTMGQILSVPLLLAGLFLIVRARRHNPVPG; this is encoded by the coding sequence ATGGCCCTCGCCCTCCCCTTTCCGATGATCGATCCGGTCCTGGTCGAGATCGGACCGTTCGCCATCCGCTGGTACGCACTCGCCTATATCTGCGGGCTGATGATCGGCTGGCGTTACGTGCGCCATCTCTCCGCCCTGCCGCCGACGATCATGTCGCGCGAGCAGGTGGACGACCTGCTCGTCTGGGTGACGCTGGGGGTAATCCTGGGCGGCCGCCTCGGCTACGTGCTGTTCTACCAGCCGGGCTATTATCTCGGGCATCCGCTTGAGGCGCTCGCGGTCTGGCACGGCGGCATGTCCTTCCATGGCGGCCTGCTCGGCGTGCTGATCGCAGGCTGGTTGTTCTCGCGCCGCAACGCCCTGCATCCGCTGCGCGTCGGCGATGCGATCGCCTGCGCTGCACCGATCGGCATCTTTCTCGGCCGCGTGGCGAATTTCGTGAACAGCGAACTCTGGGGCCGGCCCGCGGACGTGCCATGGGCGTTCGTCTTCCCGAATGATCCGCAGCAGGTGCCCCGCCATCCGAGCCAGCTCTACGAGGCCGCACTGGAGGGTATCGTGCTCTTCGTGCTGCTCTTCGCCCTGTCGCGCAATCGCGCGATCCGCGAACGGCCCGGCTGCCTCGGCGGTGTCTTTCTCGCCGGCTACGCGCTCGCGCGGATGACGGCTGAGTTCTTCCGCCAGCCGGACGCCTTCATCGGCTTCCTGGCCGGCGGCGTCACGATGGGGCAGATCCTGTCCGTGCCGCTGCTGCTCGCCGGCCTGTTCCTGATCGTGCGCGCGCGGCGGCACAACCCCGTGCCGGGGTGA
- a CDS encoding SAM-dependent methyltransferase, translating into MTTPLADLLRRRIAQQGPITVAAFMAEALGHPRHGYYMRRDPFGTAGDFVTAPEISQMFGELLGLWCAERWLAMGRPAKVALVELGPGRGTLMSDALRAARGVPGFLAALSVHLVETSPPLRAAQRATLATVEVPVAWHDGVESVPPAPMLLLANEFLDALPIRQFVRMPAGWHERMIGWHDGAFHFTVAPGRSPLADALSPAASGAPLGAVAELCPPAIALAGTVAARIRAAGGAALFVDYGHARSAAGDTLQAVRNHRHVPVLEAAGEADITAHVDFEAVARAAGEAGATVLGPVDQGTLLRRLGIETRAATLARAAPAKAAQVEAACRRLIAPGEMGTLFKALAVIAPGQTTPAGFELTAPTGAGPSQGGEAR; encoded by the coding sequence GTGACCACGCCGCTGGCAGACCTGCTGCGCCGGCGGATCGCGCAGCAGGGACCGATCACGGTCGCCGCGTTCATGGCCGAGGCGCTCGGCCATCCGCGCCACGGCTACTACATGCGTCGCGACCCGTTCGGCACCGCCGGTGACTTCGTCACTGCACCCGAGATCAGCCAGATGTTCGGGGAACTGCTCGGCCTGTGGTGCGCCGAGCGGTGGCTCGCGATGGGTCGGCCCGCGAAGGTGGCGTTGGTCGAACTGGGGCCGGGGCGCGGGACGCTGATGAGCGATGCGCTGCGCGCGGCACGCGGCGTGCCCGGCTTCCTGGCCGCGCTTTCGGTACATCTGGTCGAGACGAGCCCGCCCCTCCGCGCGGCGCAGCGCGCCACCCTCGCCACGGTTGAAGTTCCCGTCGCCTGGCATGACGGGGTCGAGAGCGTGCCGCCGGCCCCGATGCTGCTGCTCGCCAACGAGTTCCTCGACGCCTTGCCGATTCGGCAGTTCGTGCGGATGCCGGCGGGCTGGCACGAGCGGATGATCGGCTGGCACGACGGCGCGTTCCATTTCACGGTAGCCCCCGGCCGCTCCCCACTGGCCGACGCGCTGTCGCCGGCGGCCTCGGGAGCCCCCCTGGGCGCAGTCGCGGAACTCTGCCCACCGGCGATCGCACTGGCCGGGACGGTGGCGGCCCGCATTCGAGCAGCCGGCGGTGCTGCGCTGTTCGTCGACTACGGCCATGCCCGCAGCGCCGCGGGCGACACGCTCCAGGCGGTGCGCAATCACCGTCACGTGCCCGTGCTGGAGGCCGCCGGGGAGGCCGACATAACCGCCCATGTCGATTTCGAAGCCGTCGCACGCGCCGCCGGCGAGGCGGGCGCGACCGTCCTGGGTCCCGTCGATCAGGGCACGCTCTTGCGCCGTCTCGGCATAGAGACACGCGCGGCGACGCTGGCACGGGCGGCACCGGCCAAGGCTGCACAGGTCGAAGCCGCGTGCCGCCGCTTGATCGCACCGGGCGAGATGGGCACCTTGTTCAAGGCGCTGGCGGTCATCGCCCCCGGTCAGACGACGCCCGCCGGGTTCGAGCTGACGGCACCGACGGGCGCAGGTCCATCCCAGGGAGGCGAAGCAAGGTGA
- the pgeF gene encoding peptidoglycan editing factor PgeF translates to MIAVDLLSESPRVRHGFFTRQGGVSEGLYGSLNCGLGSADDRDAVVENRRRVAASLGAPRDSLTTAYQIHSDKVLVVDRPWEADSPPSADGLVTSTPGVVVGALAADCAPVLFAEPDAGVVAAAHAGWKGALGGIVEATVAAMCGLGARRDRIRAVVGPAIGPASYEVGPEFRARFVEADPSNARFFTTSAKPGHHMFDLPRYVGERLDRLALAGVDVVTADTCADENRFFSYRRSCLRGEPDYGRGVSAIVLDG, encoded by the coding sequence GTGATCGCGGTCGATCTGCTCTCCGAGAGTCCCCGCGTACGCCACGGGTTCTTCACCCGCCAGGGCGGCGTGAGCGAAGGACTCTATGGTTCGTTGAACTGTGGCCTGGGCTCCGCCGACGACCGTGACGCGGTAGTCGAGAACCGGCGGCGCGTCGCCGCCAGCCTGGGAGCACCGCGCGATTCGCTCACGACGGCCTATCAGATACACAGTGACAAGGTCCTGGTCGTCGACCGGCCATGGGAAGCGGATAGCCCGCCGAGCGCCGACGGCCTGGTGACCTCGACCCCCGGGGTCGTCGTGGGTGCACTGGCCGCCGACTGCGCCCCGGTGCTGTTCGCCGAGCCGGATGCCGGCGTCGTCGCAGCCGCCCACGCCGGATGGAAGGGCGCACTGGGCGGCATCGTCGAGGCGACCGTTGCCGCCATGTGCGGCCTGGGCGCCCGGCGCGACCGCATTCGTGCCGTCGTCGGCCCGGCGATCGGGCCGGCGTCCTACGAGGTTGGGCCCGAGTTCCGCGCCCGGTTCGTCGAGGCCGATCCTTCCAATGCGCGGTTCTTCACGACCTCGGCGAAACCGGGGCATCACATGTTCGACCTGCCGCGCTATGTCGGCGAGCGCCTGGATCGCCTCGCTCTGGCGGGCGTCGACGTGGTCACGGCCGACACCTGCGCCGACGAGAACCGCTTCTTCAGCTATCGGCGCTCCTGCCTGCGCGGCGAGCCGGATTACGGCCGAGGCGTGTCGGCGATCGTGCTGGACGGTTAG
- a CDS encoding ribose-phosphate pyrophosphokinase, producing the protein MKILAGNSNRPLAAAISAYLNLPLTAATIKRFSDLEVFVEIEENVRGEDVFIVQSTSFPANDNLMELLVTLDALRRGSARRVTAVLPYFGYARQDRKTGPRTPISAKLVANLITVAGADRVLTMDLHAGQIQGFFDIPTDNLYSAPVFVRDIQERYNGDDLVIVSPDVGGVVRARAVAKRLECDLAIIDKRRERAGVSEVMHIIGDVEGRRCILIDDIVDSAGTLCNAAVALRKSGATAVSAYVTHGVLSGGAVARVASSPIELLVTTDSIQATEAVRVASNLRQLTIAPLLGEAMRRISEERSVSSLFD; encoded by the coding sequence ATGAAGATCCTAGCCGGAAACAGCAATCGCCCGCTCGCCGCGGCGATCAGCGCCTATTTGAACCTCCCGCTCACAGCGGCCACGATCAAGCGGTTCTCCGACCTGGAGGTCTTCGTCGAGATCGAGGAGAACGTGCGCGGCGAGGACGTGTTCATCGTCCAGTCGACGTCCTTCCCGGCCAACGACAATCTGATGGAGCTCCTGGTCACCCTCGACGCGCTGCGTCGCGGGTCGGCACGCCGGGTGACGGCGGTCCTCCCCTATTTCGGTTATGCGCGCCAGGATCGTAAGACGGGGCCGCGCACGCCGATTTCGGCGAAGCTGGTGGCGAACCTGATCACCGTCGCCGGCGCCGACCGCGTGCTGACGATGGACCTGCATGCCGGCCAGATCCAGGGCTTCTTCGACATCCCGACGGACAACCTCTATTCCGCGCCGGTCTTCGTGCGCGACATCCAGGAACGGTACAACGGCGACGATCTCGTCATCGTCTCGCCGGACGTCGGCGGCGTCGTGCGCGCCCGGGCGGTGGCGAAGCGGCTGGAGTGCGACCTGGCCATCATCGACAAGCGCCGCGAGCGCGCCGGCGTCTCCGAAGTCATGCACATCATCGGCGACGTCGAGGGTCGACGCTGCATCCTGATCGACGACATCGTCGATTCCGCCGGCACGCTCTGCAACGCGGCGGTCGCCCTGCGCAAGTCGGGGGCCACCGCGGTTTCCGCCTATGTGACGCATGGGGTGCTCTCGGGCGGTGCGGTCGCGCGGGTCGCCTCCTCGCCGATCGAGTTGCTCGTCACGACCGACAGTATCCAGGCGACGGAAGCCGTGCGGGTCGCCAGCAACCTGCGGCAGCTGACGATCGCACCGCTGCTGGGCGAGGCCATGCGCCGGATCTCCGAGGAGCGGTCGGTTTCCAGCCTGTTCGACTGA
- a CDS encoding 50S ribosomal protein L25/general stress protein Ctc, translating to MSEVVTIEAAVKGTAGTSTARVARREGRVPGIVYGGDGQPMMITVEERALIRLMNKGGFFSHLWDLKVDGKSMRVVAQDLQVHPVSDKPLHIDFKRVRAGEKITVEVPVHFLNEEQSPGLKRGGMLNIVRHEVELVCDPDKIPDSVDFDLSGLQIGDSIHISATTLPSGVTPAITDRDFTVATIAAPTVVNEEAEAEADAAEARAAEAESEQE from the coding sequence ATGAGCGAAGTCGTCACCATCGAAGCCGCGGTCAAGGGGACCGCCGGCACCAGCACGGCGCGGGTCGCCCGGCGCGAAGGCCGCGTCCCCGGCATCGTCTATGGCGGCGACGGCCAGCCGATGATGATCACGGTCGAGGAGCGCGCGCTGATCCGGCTGATGAACAAGGGCGGCTTCTTCAGCCACCTTTGGGACCTGAAGGTCGACGGCAAGTCGATGCGCGTGGTCGCGCAGGACCTCCAGGTGCACCCGGTTTCCGACAAGCCGCTGCACATCGACTTCAAGCGCGTTCGCGCCGGCGAAAAGATCACCGTCGAGGTGCCGGTCCACTTCCTCAACGAAGAGCAGTCCCCCGGCCTGAAGCGCGGCGGCATGCTGAACATCGTCCGGCATGAGGTCGAACTGGTCTGCGATCCCGACAAGATCCCGGACTCGGTCGACTTCGACCTGTCGGGCCTGCAGATCGGCGACAGCATCCACATCAGCGCGACGACGTTGCCGTCGGGCGTCACCCCGGCGATCACCGACCGCGACTTCACCGTCGCCACGATCGCGGCGCCGACCGTCGTCAACGAGGAAGCGGAAGCGGAGGCCGACGCGGCCGAAGCCAGGGCAGCAGAGGCCGAGAGCGAGCAGGAATAG